The following proteins are co-located in the Heptranchias perlo isolate sHepPer1 chromosome 30, sHepPer1.hap1, whole genome shotgun sequence genome:
- the LOC137300236 gene encoding kelch-like protein 10 isoform X1 produces MMKLIIEYAYTRTVPVTVENVERLLAAADQFNVLGIVRACCEFLESQLCLENCIGICKFADYYFCPELRHKAYMYILHHFEEIVKVSEEFLELSAFELRDIIEKDELNVKQEDVVFDAILKWIAQDPDIRKKCIVILLPKVRLALMNAEYFMNNVKNNDYVKDNDDCKPIIINALKAMYDLNMNGPSNSDFRNPLTRPRLPYSILFAIGGWSGGSPTNAIEAYDARADRWVNVTCEEESPRAYHGAAYLNGFVYIIGGFDSVDYFNSVKRFDPVKKTWQQVAPMHSRRCYVSVTVLDSFIYAMGGFDGYVRLNTAERYEPETNQWTLIAPMHEQRSDASATTLHGKVYICGGFNGNECLFTAEFYTPETNQWTTIAPMRSRRSGVGVIAYGECVYAVGGFDGANRLRSAEAYSPLTNTWRTLPTMFNPRSNFGIEVVDDLLFVVGGFNGFTTTFNVECYDEKTDEWYDAHDMSIYRSALSCCVVPGLPNVREYAAPRDSLLGLLSREEQIKYSASTSLLAV; encoded by the exons ATGATGAAGCTCATTATAGAATATGCATACACTCGAACAGTACCAGTCACCGTGGAAAATGTCGAGAGGCTCCTGGCGGCTGCGGATCAGTTCAATGTCCTGGGAATTGTCAGAGCTTGTTGTGAATTCCTTGAATCCCAGTTATGCCTGGAAAACTGCATTgggatctgcaaatttgcagattatTACTTCTGCCCAGAGCTCCGGCACAAAGCTTACATGTACATCCTGCACCATTTTGAGGAGATTGTGAAGGTGAGTGAGGAGTTCCTAGAGCTGTCAGCCTTTGAGCTCAGAGACATCATTGAGAAGGATGAGTTGAATGTGAAACAAGAAGATGTAGTGTTTGATGCCATTCTCAAGTGGATTGCCCAAGACCCAGACATCAGGAAAAAGTGCATTGTCATACTGCTGCCCAAG GTAAGACTGGCTTTAATGAACGCTGAATACTTCATGAACAACGTTAAGAACAATGACTATGTAAAGGACAACGATGACTGTAAACCCATCATCATCAACGCGCTTAAGGCCATGTACGATCTCAATATGAATGGACCGTCAAACTCGGACTTCCGCAACCCCTTGACCAGACCTCGCCTGCCTTACTCCATCCTCTTCGCAATCGGTGGCTGGAGCGGGGGCAGCCCGACCAACGCCATCGAGGCGTACGATGCCCGTGCAGATCGGTGGGTCAATGTGACCTGTgaggaggagagcccgagagcttACCATGGGGCCGCCTACCTCAACGGCTTCGTCTACATCATTGGTGGCTTCGACAGCGTCGACTATTTCAACAGCGTCAAGCGCTTCGACCCGGTCAAGAAAACGTGGCAGCAAGTGGCGCCCATGCATTCCCGCCGGTGCTATGTCAGCGTGACGGTCCTCGACAGTTTCATTTACGCCATGGGAGGATTCGACGGCTACGTTCGGCTGAACACCGCTGAGAGATACGAACCTGAAACAAACCAGTGGACGTTGATTGCTCCAATGCACGAACAACGGAGCGACGCTAGTGCGACAACACTGCACGGAAAG GTCTACATATGCGGAGGATTCAATGGTAATGAGTGCTTGTTCACAGCCGAGTTCTACACTCCCGAAACCAACCAATGGACAACCATAGCGCCCATGAGGAGCAGGCGTAGTGGCGTTGGCGTTATAGCTTACGGTGAATGCGTATACGCA GTCGGAGGCTTCGATGGAGCTAACCGTCTCCGGAGTGCTGAAGCTTACAGCCCACTCACCAACACTTGGCGTACCTTGCCCACCATGTTTAACCCGCGGAGCAATTTTGGCATCGAGGTGGTGGACGATCTCTTGTTTGTCGTGGGTGGCTTCAACGGCTTCACGACGACGTTCAACGTAGAGTGCTATGACGAGAAGACGGACGAATGGTACGACGCCCACGACATGAGCATCTACCGCAGCGCCCTTAGCTGCTGCGTGGTACCAGGACTACCCAACGTCAGAGAATACGCAGCGCCCAGAGACAGCCTGCTGGGATTACTGTCCCGCGAGGAACAAATAAAATACTCTGCCTCTACCAGTCTCTTAGCGGTATGA
- the LOC137300236 gene encoding kelch-like protein 10 isoform X2: MMKLIIEYAYTRTVPVTVENVERLLAAADQFNVLGIVRACCEFLESQLCLENCIGICKFADYYFCPELRHKAYMYILHHFEEIVKVSEEFLELSAFELRDIIEKDELNVKQEDVVFDAILKWIAQDPDIRKKCIVILLPKVRLALMNAEYFMNNVKNNDYVKDNDDCKPIIINALKAMYDLNMNGPSNSDFRNPLTRPRLPYSILFAIGGWSGGSPTNAIEAYDARADRWVNVTCEEESPRAYHGAAYLNGFVYIIGGFDSVDYFNSVKRFDPVKKTWQQVAPMHSRRCYVSVTVLDSFIYAMGGFDGYVRLNTAERYEPETNQWTLIAPMHEQRSDASATTLHGKVGGFDGANRLRSAEAYSPLTNTWRTLPTMFNPRSNFGIEVVDDLLFVVGGFNGFTTTFNVECYDEKTDEWYDAHDMSIYRSALSCCVVPGLPNVREYAAPRDSLLGLLSREEQIKYSASTSLLAV; the protein is encoded by the exons ATGATGAAGCTCATTATAGAATATGCATACACTCGAACAGTACCAGTCACCGTGGAAAATGTCGAGAGGCTCCTGGCGGCTGCGGATCAGTTCAATGTCCTGGGAATTGTCAGAGCTTGTTGTGAATTCCTTGAATCCCAGTTATGCCTGGAAAACTGCATTgggatctgcaaatttgcagattatTACTTCTGCCCAGAGCTCCGGCACAAAGCTTACATGTACATCCTGCACCATTTTGAGGAGATTGTGAAGGTGAGTGAGGAGTTCCTAGAGCTGTCAGCCTTTGAGCTCAGAGACATCATTGAGAAGGATGAGTTGAATGTGAAACAAGAAGATGTAGTGTTTGATGCCATTCTCAAGTGGATTGCCCAAGACCCAGACATCAGGAAAAAGTGCATTGTCATACTGCTGCCCAAG GTAAGACTGGCTTTAATGAACGCTGAATACTTCATGAACAACGTTAAGAACAATGACTATGTAAAGGACAACGATGACTGTAAACCCATCATCATCAACGCGCTTAAGGCCATGTACGATCTCAATATGAATGGACCGTCAAACTCGGACTTCCGCAACCCCTTGACCAGACCTCGCCTGCCTTACTCCATCCTCTTCGCAATCGGTGGCTGGAGCGGGGGCAGCCCGACCAACGCCATCGAGGCGTACGATGCCCGTGCAGATCGGTGGGTCAATGTGACCTGTgaggaggagagcccgagagcttACCATGGGGCCGCCTACCTCAACGGCTTCGTCTACATCATTGGTGGCTTCGACAGCGTCGACTATTTCAACAGCGTCAAGCGCTTCGACCCGGTCAAGAAAACGTGGCAGCAAGTGGCGCCCATGCATTCCCGCCGGTGCTATGTCAGCGTGACGGTCCTCGACAGTTTCATTTACGCCATGGGAGGATTCGACGGCTACGTTCGGCTGAACACCGCTGAGAGATACGAACCTGAAACAAACCAGTGGACGTTGATTGCTCCAATGCACGAACAACGGAGCGACGCTAGTGCGACAACACTGCACGGAAAG GTCGGAGGCTTCGATGGAGCTAACCGTCTCCGGAGTGCTGAAGCTTACAGCCCACTCACCAACACTTGGCGTACCTTGCCCACCATGTTTAACCCGCGGAGCAATTTTGGCATCGAGGTGGTGGACGATCTCTTGTTTGTCGTGGGTGGCTTCAACGGCTTCACGACGACGTTCAACGTAGAGTGCTATGACGAGAAGACGGACGAATGGTACGACGCCCACGACATGAGCATCTACCGCAGCGCCCTTAGCTGCTGCGTGGTACCAGGACTACCCAACGTCAGAGAATACGCAGCGCCCAGAGACAGCCTGCTGGGATTACTGTCCCGCGAGGAACAAATAAAATACTCTGCCTCTACCAGTCTCTTAGCGGTATGA